One Xyrauchen texanus isolate HMW12.3.18 chromosome 46, RBS_HiC_50CHRs, whole genome shotgun sequence DNA segment encodes these proteins:
- the atp6v1e1a gene encoding V-type proton ATPase subunit E 1a, giving the protein MALSDADVKKQIKHMMAFIEQEASEKAEEIDAKAEEEFNIEKGRLVQTQRLKIMEYYEKKEKQIEQQKKIQMSNLMNQARLKVLKARDDMIMDLLNDARKKLNNIAKDSNQYPTLLEGLILQGFYQLLEPKVTIRCRKEDVAMVQAAVQKNIPIYKEAVRCNIEVRIDENNYLSPDISGGVEVYNADGKIKVSNTLESRLDLMAHQMMPEIRVALFGVNQNRKFMD; this is encoded by the exons aTCAAACACATGATGGCCTTTATTGAGCAGGAGGCCAGTGAGAAGGCAGAGGAAATTGATGCAAAG GCAGAAGAAGAGTTTAATATTGAAAAGGGACGACTGGTACAGACTCAAAGGTTGAAAATAATGGAATATTATgagaagaaagagaaacagatTGAACaacagaagaaaat CCAAATGTCTAATTTGATGAACCAAGCACGACTGAAGGTCCTCAAAGCCCGTGATGACATGATTATG GATCTCCTAAATGATGCAAGAAAAAAGTTGAATAACATTGCCAAAGACTCAAATCAATACCCAACACTGCTGGAAGGCTTGATTTTACAG GGATTTTATCAATTGCTGGAGCCCAAAGTCACAATACGCTGCAGAAAGGAAGATGTAGCAATGGTGCAG GCTGCTGTTCAGAAAAACATCCCCATTTATAAAGAGGCTGTTAGATGTAATATTGAAGTACGCATTGATGAAAACAACTACCTGTCCCCTGATAT TTCTGGAGGTGTTGAGGTCTATAACGCTGATGGCAAAATCAAGGTGTCCAACACACTGGAGAGTAGACTAGACCTTATGGCACATCAG ATGATGCCTGAGATCAGAGTGGCTCTGTTTGGTGTCAACCAAAACCGCAAATTTATGGACTAA